DNA from Chloroherpetonaceae bacterium:
GCGTTTGCTCATAATTTCAATGGTTTCTCCCGAAATGGAATGAATTGAAAAGGGACGACGAAGCAAAGGAGTTAAGCTATCGGAAACCTTGATTTCTAAAAATTGCCCTGCCTTTAAGGCTTTTGAAAATGTTGGGGCATGAAGCGAAACTACATTTATGCTTTCGGTAAGGTGATGATTTTCAAGGACTTCTAAAAGCTCATCTGTCGGATTAGGCGACTCTGTCATGATAAAGAAAATTGATTTGAAAGAGTGCAAAGAAAACCAATTAAACGGGGATAGACAAGTTCACTTTTTTGGATTCTGTCTTTGTGGCGGATTTGATTTTTGCTGAGTTTGAGAAGGAAGAGAAAATAGTGACTTTGATTGAGCGGTATCTGGCGTGCTTCTTTCCGGTTTTGATGGAGAAGAAGGGAGAATTGCCGGAGAAATTGAACCCGGCGGCTTTACTGAATTTTCCTTGTTAGGTAATGATGAACTTTTTAACGAATCGTTTAATGGAATAAAATTTGGTGCTTTTGAAGAATCAGAAGAAGTAGGTTTGATTGATTTGCTGCTATCAATTCCATTTAAATAGGCTTCCCAAATCTTCAATTTTTCAGAAATCGTATTGAATTCAGGTGAATCGGGAAAGCGAGAAGCAAGCAACTGATATTCAGTCAATGCTGAGTCACGATTTCGAAGTTCGGTTTCAAAGAGATATCCTTTTGCTAAAATGGCTTTGGGAATAAAACTTGATTTCGGAAAAAAAGATTGTAGGGAATCAAGCAATTGAAAAGCTCTTTTTGCATTTCGGTCATTGGTCGCTTCGACTGCTTTGGCGTATAAAGCCTCGTCAGGCTTGATTTCTGAAAGCATCGGGAGATTATAAAACACGCGTATCCGATTGGAATATCTTCCCTTCGGGTAAGATTTAAGGATAATTTGAAACAGAGAATCTTGAACCACTGCGTTATTCATTGAGCGATAAACATCTGAGAGTGAAAAAAGACAAGTCTCTTTAAGGCGTGAAACAGCCATTGCAAGACTATCCGGAAATTTTCTTTCCTCCTCAGTGCATTTTTTTACTGTAAACTTGTACCAGTAAATCGCAGAATCTGGAATGGGGAGCGTAAAATGGAAAAATGAAGCAATCTCAGAATAGCGGTTCAGAAGTTCGAATTTATAATTATAAAGTGTTGAAGTATCCGGCGCAGTTTTGTAGGTTTTTCTTTCCTTAGATCTCAAAACGAGCTGATTGCCAACGGAAGCAATTTCATTGAACGCATCACGAAAACCCATTGATACAAAAAATGTTCTTCGATATTCAAAGCGTTTACGGCGATTAAGGAGCGATGAGGTGCCTTGGGTTAGTGCCAAGGAATCTTGAATACGCTTGGCTTCTTTAAGGCTATCGACCATTTTACTCTCTTTCGTTACAGCAACAACGCCCAATTGTATGGTGCTGTCAAGAGTTCCGATAGTTTCATAGAGCCAAAGAATTTTTTCAACGCGTTCGGAAGCTATTTTCGCTTCTTGCGCGATTTCGCCTTGTGGGTACTGAACTCGCGCTGTGTCGTAAAGAGCTTTGGCTGCTTCATAATCACGAGAGATTTCTTGGCGAATTCGACCCAACCTAAAAAAACTCTTTGCAGCAGATTCAGTTCGCGGGCTTTTTCGAATAATTTCAAGATAGAGATTGATTGAAACACCTAAACGCTCAATCTGTGTGTAACACTCGGCGAGTTCGTAGCGGATATCACCAAATTTTTCGAAGTTCTTATCGTCTCCAAGCATATCCTCAAATACACGGATGGCTTCATCATAGACCTTTTGTTCGCGGAGATCGATGCCATAACTTAGTTCTGCGGTGTACTTTAAATCAAAATTTGGGTCGAGCGTTAAGATGAGTTTGTACGACTCAGCAGCCTTTTTGAAATCACCGATTTGATCATAAACCCGGGCGAGCACAAAAGCTGCTCGTGCACGCAAATCGTAATCTTTCACCAACGGTATTCCCAATTCTATTTGCCTCGTGGTTTCTGCAAAATCGTTATCGGACAATGCTAACTGTGCTAAGACAAAATGTGCCTCCCCACGAACATTAGGCGAGCTCTTTTCGGATAAAATCACAGAACCTAAAACTGCTCGAGCTTCTTCAAAAATCTGCATAGCTGCAAGGGTTCTGCCATACCAAAAAGTTGCCTCATCAACAACATCGCCTTCAGGATAATTAGAAAGTATTTCCTTAAACTTTCGTTCAGCCGGTTGAAATTCTTTTTGATGGTAGTAAGCTTTTCCTAAAAGAAGGAGCGCATCATCCGAGAGATCGCTTGCTGCATGCGCTTGCAATACAATCGAGGTTTTTCGAATGACATTATCAAAAAATTGCTTTCCTGAAGCAGCATTTTCGAGAGATGGAAAAATGGTGAGCTTTGCTTTTTTTGAATAGTCTTGTGTTGTCCGAATTGCAATAATCCCACGCTCATATTCAAGTTTGGCGTTATGGAAGGCGTTAAAGTAGCCAGTAAAATTATGATAAACCTTCCCCATAATGCTGTCATCTGTGCTTTCACAAGACAAGAGAGAGAGAACGAAAATCAAGTAACCTGCTCCCGAATACATTCGAAAAGCATTTTTTGAAAACCGAGTGTTACAGCGTTTAACTAGATTCACTTATCCTGATGCAAAAGCAAAATGAAGGG
Protein-coding regions in this window:
- a CDS encoding tetratricopeptide repeat protein; translation: MYSGAGYLIFVLSLLSCESTDDSIMGKVYHNFTGYFNAFHNAKLEYERGIIAIRTTQDYSKKAKLTIFPSLENAASGKQFFDNVIRKTSIVLQAHAASDLSDDALLLLGKAYYHQKEFQPAERKFKEILSNYPEGDVVDEATFWYGRTLAAMQIFEEARAVLGSVILSEKSSPNVRGEAHFVLAQLALSDNDFAETTRQIELGIPLVKDYDLRARAAFVLARVYDQIGDFKKAAESYKLILTLDPNFDLKYTAELSYGIDLREQKVYDEAIRVFEDMLGDDKNFEKFGDIRYELAECYTQIERLGVSINLYLEIIRKSPRTESAAKSFFRLGRIRQEISRDYEAAKALYDTARVQYPQGEIAQEAKIASERVEKILWLYETIGTLDSTIQLGVVAVTKESKMVDSLKEAKRIQDSLALTQGTSSLLNRRKRFEYRRTFFVSMGFRDAFNEIASVGNQLVLRSKERKTYKTAPDTSTLYNYKFELLNRYSEIASFFHFTLPIPDSAIYWYKFTVKKCTEEERKFPDSLAMAVSRLKETCLFSLSDVYRSMNNAVVQDSLFQIILKSYPKGRYSNRIRVFYNLPMLSEIKPDEALYAKAVEATNDRNAKRAFQLLDSLQSFFPKSSFIPKAILAKGYLFETELRNRDSALTEYQLLASRFPDSPEFNTISEKLKIWEAYLNGIDSSKSIKPTSSDSSKAPNFIPLNDSLKSSSLPNKENSVKPPGSISPAILPSSPSKPERSTPDTAQSKSLFSLPSQTQQKSNPPQRQNPKK